The proteins below are encoded in one region of Caulobacter henricii:
- a CDS encoding GNAT family N-acetyltransferase: MLNVLNLHPSHLTPADTVLWRSMAAAEPAFANPLLGPDFAQAVGRVREDARVAVIRQGEATVGFLAYHRRPGRMARAIGSPLSDYHGIITHRTPGFTAEDVLRAADLGVFRFTGLVDPYGLFGGLGESQAAFVIAPEGPVDDYLEAVRSASPKKIKNYRRLDHKLEREKGEVRLVAPDRSRDSFDQLITWKREQLQRTGLHDFLRPAWTSGLLSDLFERQDGDFQGLMIGLYAGDDLVAGHFGVRLGGVYHPWIASTHPDYGAWSPGQLFFLRAIAAMPALGLTHYDLAPGHDHYKRAYALTQTVALNGSVTAPGMGGLVASSVEGAWTLAGGRGSGVVARLRRRVDTIASVELTVAGRMRGLVDAVAGQSRRRVGASEGG, translated from the coding sequence ATGCTCAACGTCCTGAACCTGCATCCCAGCCATTTGACGCCCGCGGACACCGTCTTGTGGCGCAGTATGGCTGCCGCCGAACCGGCCTTCGCCAACCCACTGCTCGGGCCGGATTTCGCCCAGGCCGTCGGTCGCGTGCGGGAAGACGCGCGGGTCGCGGTCATCCGCCAGGGTGAGGCCACGGTCGGCTTTCTGGCGTATCATCGCCGCCCGGGCCGGATGGCGCGCGCGATCGGGTCGCCGCTGTCGGACTATCACGGCATCATCACCCATCGCACCCCGGGATTTACCGCGGAAGACGTCCTGCGTGCCGCCGATCTGGGCGTGTTCCGGTTCACCGGCCTGGTCGATCCCTACGGCCTGTTCGGCGGGCTTGGCGAATCCCAGGCGGCGTTCGTGATCGCGCCTGAAGGCCCTGTTGACGACTATCTGGAGGCCGTGCGGTCGGCCAGCCCGAAGAAGATCAAGAATTATCGCCGACTGGACCACAAGCTTGAGCGCGAGAAGGGCGAGGTTCGTCTGGTTGCGCCCGACCGGTCGCGGGACTCCTTTGACCAGCTGATTACCTGGAAGCGGGAACAGCTGCAGCGCACGGGCCTGCATGATTTCCTCCGCCCGGCCTGGACCAGCGGCCTGCTCAGCGACCTGTTTGAGCGTCAGGACGGCGACTTCCAGGGCCTGATGATCGGGCTCTATGCCGGTGACGATCTGGTCGCGGGGCATTTCGGGGTGCGGCTGGGGGGCGTCTACCATCCCTGGATCGCCTCGACCCATCCGGACTATGGGGCCTGGTCGCCGGGGCAGCTGTTCTTCCTGAGAGCGATCGCGGCCATGCCGGCCCTCGGCCTAACCCATTATGATCTTGCTCCGGGCCATGACCACTACAAGCGGGCCTATGCCCTGACCCAGACGGTGGCCCTCAATGGTTCCGTCACCGCACCCGGCATGGGGGGGCTGGTGGCCAGTTCCGTCGAAGGGGCCTGGACCCTGGCCGGTGGGCGCGGATCAGGCGTGGTCGCCCGGCTGCGTCGCCGGGTGGACACTATTGCCAGTGTCGAACTGACCGTCGCCGGCCGCATGCGGGGCCTGGTCGATGCGGTCGCCGGACAATCGCGCCGTCGCGTCGGCGCGTCCGAGGGCGGCTGA
- a CDS encoding helix-turn-helix domain-containing protein, translating into MFFKTDTAKIKRWREERHWSQEHLAQLAGVGLRTLQRIENGQKASDETLKALANAFNVDVVALCVDPEIEAAQIVQSRQKKVVRDLRLSFWIHGACYVVVAAVFITISVGLGAFVMKWPLMWVTVALLGHGAVLAIVELVVRYDGQRDHGS; encoded by the coding sequence ATGTTCTTCAAGACGGATACGGCAAAGATCAAGCGCTGGCGTGAGGAGCGTCACTGGTCCCAGGAGCACCTCGCCCAATTGGCCGGCGTAGGCCTGCGGACGCTGCAGCGGATCGAGAACGGACAGAAGGCCTCGGACGAAACGCTCAAGGCGCTGGCGAACGCCTTCAACGTCGATGTTGTCGCCCTGTGCGTTGATCCAGAGATCGAGGCTGCGCAGATCGTCCAGAGCCGTCAGAAGAAGGTTGTCCGGGACCTGCGTCTGTCCTTCTGGATTCACGGAGCCTGCTACGTCGTCGTTGCCGCCGTCTTCATCACCATCAGCGTTGGGCTCGGTGCCTTCGTCATGAAGTGGCCCCTGATGTGGGTGACCGTCGCTCTGCTAGGCCACGGCGCGGTGCTCGCCATCGTCGAATTGGTCGTGCGCTATGACGGACAGCGCGACCATGGATCGTGA
- a CDS encoding flavin reductase family protein → MSQAVTIELGEGAEHDARALRNAFGCFTTGVTVVTTVEADGRRIGLTANSFTSVSLDPPLALICVDLKSSSLAALDQAGVFAVNVLPAEQQDVANQFVRKGVDRFAGLETEVWRTGAPILPDCMANFECETHHVFDAGDHRVYVGRVVKLRYDPDHEPLVYLQGRFRRVHVDAE, encoded by the coding sequence ATGAGTCAGGCAGTCACGATTGAACTGGGCGAGGGGGCGGAACACGATGCCCGCGCCCTGCGGAATGCCTTCGGGTGCTTCACCACCGGCGTGACGGTGGTCACGACCGTGGAGGCCGATGGCCGCCGGATTGGGCTGACGGCCAATTCCTTCACCTCGGTTTCGCTGGATCCGCCCCTGGCGCTGATCTGTGTCGACCTGAAATCCAGCAGCCTCGCGGCCCTGGACCAGGCGGGGGTCTTTGCCGTCAATGTTCTGCCAGCCGAGCAGCAGGACGTCGCCAACCAGTTCGTGCGCAAGGGAGTCGACCGGTTCGCAGGGCTGGAGACCGAGGTCTGGCGTACCGGGGCCCCGATCCTGCCGGATTGCATGGCCAATTTCGAATGCGAGACCCATCACGTCTTCGATGCCGGCGATCACCGCGTCTATGTCGGACGGGTCGTGAAGCTGCGCTATGATCCCGATCACGAACCGCT
- a CDS encoding GAF domain-containing protein, producing the protein MAEAFNDKTLAADKAVRYAELADEIASVLDGEPNVTARMATVTSMLANSFDHYFWTGFYVVDPTRERELVVGPYQGTLGCLRIAFGRGVCGAAAQSGQTQLVADVHAFPGHIACDSRSQSEIVLPVFDRAGQLIAVLDVDSDRPAAFDAVDQQGLERILKSTFG; encoded by the coding sequence ATGGCTGAAGCTTTCAACGACAAGACCCTCGCTGCCGACAAGGCTGTTCGTTACGCCGAACTGGCAGACGAGATTGCCTCGGTGCTCGACGGCGAACCCAATGTCACCGCCCGCATGGCGACGGTGACCTCGATGCTGGCCAACAGCTTCGATCACTATTTCTGGACCGGCTTCTATGTGGTCGATCCGACCCGCGAGCGGGAGCTGGTCGTCGGCCCCTATCAGGGGACACTGGGCTGCCTGCGGATCGCTTTCGGCCGCGGCGTCTGCGGCGCGGCGGCCCAGAGCGGACAGACCCAGCTGGTCGCCGATGTCCATGCCTTCCCGGGCCATATCGCCTGCGATAGCCGGTCCCAGAGCGAGATCGTCCTGCCGGTCTTTGACCGGGCCGGGCAATTGATCGCCGTTCTGGATGTCGACTCCGACAGGCCCGCAGCCTTTGATGCTGTTGATCAACAGGGCCTGGAGCGGATCCTCAAGTCCACCTTCGGGTAA
- a CDS encoding glycosyltransferase family 2 protein, with product MIPTQRRLGGLAVAVRSVLAQQAVDFAALEIIVVDNDQAPSAQATIEALAEGAACPLHYVHEPRAGVANARNAGMARATGDFIAFLDDDEEAPEGWLAALLTAQVRYSADVVFGPVRARAPDSVAAHRDYLERFFSRLGPVEAGVIDHYYGCGDSLLRRSALPDPVSPFAAERNQIGGEDDMLFGQMQAAGAVFAWEPAAWVWEDPVPDRLTLDYTIARAFAYGQGPSAHCAAASPPDRVGVARWMAIGLAQAAVFGAVAGLKWLTRARDRADWLDKAARGLGKTLWWGPFKIQFYGRTA from the coding sequence ATGATCCCGACCCAGAGACGGCTCGGCGGTCTTGCCGTGGCCGTGCGCTCGGTTCTGGCCCAGCAGGCGGTGGATTTCGCTGCGCTGGAGATCATCGTCGTCGACAACGACCAGGCCCCTTCGGCTCAGGCCACGATCGAGGCCTTGGCCGAAGGCGCGGCCTGTCCGCTGCACTATGTGCACGAGCCCCGCGCCGGGGTGGCCAATGCCCGCAATGCCGGCATGGCCAGGGCGACGGGCGACTTCATTGCCTTTCTGGATGATGACGAAGAGGCCCCGGAGGGCTGGCTGGCCGCCTTGCTGACGGCACAAGTCCGTTACAGCGCCGATGTGGTGTTCGGACCGGTTAGAGCCCGGGCCCCTGACAGTGTGGCCGCCCATCGCGACTATCTGGAACGGTTCTTCTCGCGGCTTGGCCCGGTCGAGGCGGGCGTCATCGATCACTATTACGGCTGCGGTGACAGTCTGCTGCGCCGCTCGGCCCTGCCGGATCCGGTGTCGCCCTTTGCCGCCGAGCGCAATCAGATCGGCGGCGAGGATGACATGTTGTTTGGCCAGATGCAGGCCGCCGGCGCGGTCTTCGCCTGGGAACCCGCCGCCTGGGTCTGGGAAGATCCGGTGCCGGACCGCCTGACCCTGGACTACACGATCGCCCGCGCCTTTGCCTATGGCCAGGGCCCCTCGGCCCACTGCGCCGCCGCCAGCCCGCCTGACAGGGTCGGCGTGGCCCGCTGGATGGCCATTGGCCTGGCCCAGGCCGCTGTGTTCGGGGCTGTGGCCGGGCTGAAGTGGCTTACCCGCGCCCGCGACCGCGCCGATTGGCTGGACAAGGCCGCGCGTGGCCTCGGCAAGACCCTGTGGTGGGGCCCCTTCAAGATCCAATTCTATGGACGGACGGCATGA